The DNA window CTGAGAATCTTCTTTGTAGCTTCCTCCCATCTGAGGGAAAAACCAACGAGTTTTGTTGGGGTCTGTATGTTAGTCTGTGAGATTTATTACACATTTTAGTTACTTTGTTTACTAGACAGGTTTGTTAACAGTGCGTATTCCAGGAGCCTCCTTCCTAACTGAGCCCTCTTAAGAATGAGGTCCCCATTCTGTCTCATTCTTATAATGGCACTTGTGTCTTTCTAGTCTAACCTATATTTTTGTGCCTATTCAACAGTACATCTGGCAACTTAAcaaattaagaatttttattttaggtgtgtgaatgttttgcctgcatgtatgtgtcctATATGAGTGCAGATACTCAtgacgccagaagagggcatcagatgctctggaactggaattacagatggttgtgagccattatgtgggtgctgggacccaaacccaggtcctcaaaaagagcagcaagtgctcttaaatttcttaagatttgtttgttttacacacacacacacacacacacacacgcacacgcacacgcacacgcacgcgcacacacacacacacacacacacacacgcacgcacacacacacacatgaatattttgcctgaatgcatgcctagtgccctcaGAAGTTGGGGACATTGGAAACTAGAAGTGAAGCTGGGTGGTCGCGAggcaccatgtggtgctgggaactcgTCCTCTTCAAGacgagcaagtgctcttaaccactgagccatacatCCAGCTCCACATACAGCATCTTTGACTAGGAACACTGATCTAACAGAAGATTTTTATAAGATAGAGAGTCCTCTGATTTTATAAGATAAGCAAGTTTGTACAtgactaaaagaaaaatttgaatttcTCAGTATGTGGCTTTCTTTGTTTGAGTCAGGGCCTTTCTGGGGAGCccacactggtcttgaacttgtttaTTTAGCCTACATTGGCTCCCAGACTCACTCTGaattccaggctgacctcaaatttatcTTGTCTTCATTAGCCTctcatgctgggattgcagaaaGAGCTTTATAAACCTCAAGGTTAGAAAATGGctaggctggggctggagagatggctcagaggttaagagcattgcctgctcttccaaaggtccggagctcaattcccagcaaccacatggtggctcacaaccatctgtaatggggtctggtgccctcttctggcctgcagggatacacacagacagaatattatatacataataaataaataaatatttaaaagaaaaaaagaaaatggctagGTACTAGATGCAGAGAGATCAGGAATGTGGAACTGACCAATACTGGTAATTGGATCATTTTGAAACTCAATATTCAGTTGTGAAGTTGAATGTGTATACTTGAGATGATAtatttctatctttctattttttggaTGGGAAAAGAAGATTTTAAGAGtgataaatattaataagtaaTATTCAAAAGAAACATATTTCTAATAACCtgaaatttcaaaaatgaaaatcagaactaCTTCTTATACAATGCTATTCTGAAGTctataaaaagattaaattaCTGTGACATAGTGTTCATGATGTAATcctgtgtgatggctattcttgctTGGCAACATGACTACATCCTGGAATtaactgaaaaccaaaaatagagggcacacctgtgagggatttctgCTTAATTTGATGTGGTAAAATCTCCTGATCAGATcttccagaggcaggaagacataCTTTTAATCCAGGTCTTTACTCTAGATCTTATCTGGGGTACACCTTCTGCTGGGAGCTTATATAAGGAGACGGGAGAAGGAAGGTCTTgccctttgcctgcttgctctcacctcGCTAGCAGGTCCACtctttcactggcattagagcccacGCCTTTGGTATTCCAGCACCTACTGAAGACAGCTGACTGAGTAGCGACTGGATTCTCGGACTTTCCGTTCATaaccagccattgttggattagctggaccgcAGCCTGGAAGTCCTTCTAATaaatcccgtgtgtgtgtgtgtgtgtatgtgcatatatgtgtacatgagaGATAGATTCGTTCTATAGGTTCTGccactctagagaaccctgactggtGTAACCTGATAAAATGGCGACTGTGAGGACTCAAGATGCTTTAGTGTTGGAAGAGTCGTGTAAGGCTGCACCAGCTGTGCCTTTCCACAGTTTGAAAGTCACAGTTCGTGAAACACGACTCTGAATCTGGGATGTGAATTTCCAGCAGGGGAGGCTAGGGACTGAAAGAGCACGCAAGATGTTCTGAGAACCCAGAGTGCCTCTTGCCCTGAGGTTCTTTAGAAACAGCTACTTGCAAAGATAGAATATAATCATTAAACTATGTTTATAAGAAATAGAGTGTTTTGCTTATTAGGTTGCCAGGGATAACAAAGCCTGTGAAGTGTGGAAAGAAACATGTGTGGACATAACAAGCCcatgtgtcttttgtttgtttgtttgttttttgagacagagtttctctgtgttgttttggaacctgttctaggactagctcttgtagaccaggttggcctcaaactcatagagatccacctgcctctgcctcccgagtgttgggattaaaggagtgcgctaccactgcctagtctttttttcccctatgtGTCTTAAGAAATAGAACATTCCAGCTTCCTTGAAGGAAACGTCGGTTGTCCTCATGTGCCATAGGTCAGAATGTCTAGATGtagaatgtgtttctttctcagtTAAGGCTGTTGGCAACAGGGTATGACAGCACATGCTTGTGGTCCCAACACCAAGGGAGGGAGGCGGAAGGCTGAGTTCAAGCCAAGATTATCCTTGGTGATATAGTAAGGTCAAGGCCAATCTGGTATCTGTGAGAAACTGTCAAAACCAGGAAATAACATCAAAAAGATTTTACAGGGAAAAAAATTCAATCATTTTTCTTATTCCTaaacagcagagagaaacagcATTTGTTGAATGTGTGATATCCAACTTAAGTATTTTTCTAGGGTATTTGTATATGCTGTTTCATAAAAGAAACTGGAGCATTGTATGGACTGTATTCACTCCAGACTTCCAGTATAATGAGATGTTTTATACGCGGAAGACACCTACAGGAGAAAACTGGAACTGCTTACACCTCATCACTTAATTCTGTGCTGTCTGCGCCAGAGGCTCCACTCGGCAGTGCCCGTTATGGGGTGTCCTTTCTCATCGGCCCCCTGAGGAACCGTGTTGTTCGTTTCTACAGCTGGCAGCTGTTTGTTTCAGAAGTCAGTGATGTGCAGTGATGTTGCTTTGACTTctcaggggaagagaggaaatgcCTGGACTCTACTCACAGGGATTTGTACAGAGAAGTGATGTCTGGAAAGCTGACTTGGGGTCAGTTGGTAAGAATTCCTGTCCCTTGTATCTTATGACCTAggtttttataaaccatttatttactttatgtgtatgagtgttttgcctatacatgtttatgtgtatgagtgtatgtgtacacgtgtttatgtgtacatgcatgcagtgcttgtggaggccagaagaggaggtcaggtcctctggaacagatggttgtgattcACCAGGTAgatgttgagaattgaacccaggtcctctggaagagcagccagtgctcttaacctccaagtcAACCCTTTTCAATTTCtgaattttaagttatttaacaGTGTTATGTGGGCTTAGTGTCTGTCctatgcctgtaatttcagcattccagaggttgagacaggaagatcgtaagcttcaggccagcctggactacagaagatgagacaaagagcagagagggaCAGCGTGGCCCAGGTTTTAGACCTGGCACCGACCCGTCTCTTGTTCCTACATCATAGCACTCAGAATCCCAGCCCCGACGCCAAGCAGCTCGAGAGAGTCCAGAGCACCGCTTTAGTTTTCCAGAATGCTCAGACTTGCTTGAGCAGAACAGAAGACCGTGTGTTTGCTCTGTCTCTGAGTTACcagttgtgggtttttgtttctttgtttttagctttTAGCCTACCACTTCTTTAAGCATTCTCGCCCtcatttttaagctttttatatttttcacaaCTTATGTTAAATTagcagaaataatatttttaaatttttttgagataaggtctcactatatagctctgactgaccttgaacttgcaaggttgaccaggctggcctcagactcacagggatccacctgccgctgtctcctgagtgctgggatcaaatggATGTGCGACTATACATCATGATGTCTGaccaagatctttttttttttttttaaataagatttatttttaaaattttgctcttgcagggtgtggtggcacatgccttctaTCCCAggactccaaaggcagaggcaggcagatctctctgagtttaaggctagcttgttctacaaagccagttccaggacagcctggaaaaACCTGGTCTAAaaaccaaataattaaaaaaataaaaattttcttttatgtggtttttgtctacatgtatgtctttgtaccaaATACATTGTCTACAGGGCCTAGAAGAggcatcagctcccctggagctgtaaCTACATACAGTTGTTAGGTgctgtgtaggtgctgagaacttaACCTAGGCTTATAGAAGAGCAGTATTGAGTTATCTCCACCCCTCTACCCGAGGCAGGATTCTTACTGTTTAGGAACAATAAttaaggtgcgcaccaccacttcctgactTGAAAACTTTCTTAATCTCACCCTTTTCCACTCCCAGGCGAGTTTTCATTATTCTCTCATCTCAGGTACCCATTAGCTCATTCTgagctaatgtgtgtgtgtgtatatatatcatcatcatcatcatcatcagtatcATCATCACAGCAAGTGTCACCATGCCTCATGACTAAACAGTTCCTTTTGGgcttcttgagatagggtttctctgtatagtcctggctgttctgtaactccctctgtagaccaggctggtctctaactcacagaaacccacctacctctgcctcccaagtgcagggattaaaggcgtgcgccactactgcccagcaaaGCTATTAGTTTTTATTCTGGATAGCAGCATCAAAATCACTTAAGTTGGTTTTTGACTATGGAGTGAGgcatgtataaaataatatagaatgGAAAACCATATTACTTTAAGGAAATTACATTTGTGGTAAATTTTGCTTTGGAAAGGTAGATAATGATATGGGTGGGACGTAGTAAGCAATATTTGGAAAATGCTAATATATACTTGTTACTTACAGATGTTATTTTCCTGTTGTCTTTTCTggtatattatttctatttctctgaaatTATTCACTGTTCTCTTTCAGACTTGACTTTTCGATGTATGAATAAGGACTTATCTTCAAAATATCACATTAAGGAATCAGAATGATCTCAGTGGGAAGTGAGTGACAGGTTTAAGAACTGCACCTAAGACTAATACTAATTTTGGAAGCTTTTTGGAAGTCAAAGACAGgctagaggaggaagaagaaaatcagaagtAATATTACAGGCAAGAGATGATAACATATGACAAAATGTCCGTCTTCAGCCCTCATGCTTGTTTATCTCAGCATCTGAGAGCTCACTCTACGGAGAAAGCCTATAAATGCGAGgactgtgggaaagccttcagacGGGCCTCACACCTAACTCAGCATCAGAGCAGccacactggggagaagccctatgaatgtaagcagtgtgggaaagccttcagtcGTGATTCTCAGCTAAGTCTTCATCAAAGACTTCACACTGGCGAGAAACCCTATGCATGCAAGGAATGTGGAAAGGCTTTTACTCAAAGCTCACAACTTATTTTACACCACAGAattcatactggtgagaaaccatataagtgtgaagaatgtgggaaagcctttatTCGAAGCTCACAACTCAGCCGACATCAAAAAGTCCATACTGGTGAGAAGCCCTTTGAATGTAAAGAATGTGGAAAGGCTTTCCCTCAGAATTCGCAGCTTACTCTGCACCAGAGACTGCATACTGGGGAGAAGCTTTATGACTGTACAGAATGCAGGAAGGTCTTTACTCAGCTGTCCCAGCTCATTCTCCACAGAAgaatccacactggagagaagccctatgcgTGTCTAGAATGCGGGAAGGCTTTTATTTGTGGCTCCCAGCTCTCACAGCACCGGAAAACTCACAATGGGGAAAAGCCATATGAGTGTAAGGAATGTGGGAAGGCTTTTATCCGAGGCTCACTACTTATGCAACATCAAAGGATTCATACTGGTGAGAAGCCCTATAAGTGTGATGAGTGTGGAAAGGCTTTTATCCGTGGCTCCCAGCTTACTCAACATCAGAGGATTCATACTAACGAAAAGCCATATGAATGTAAAGAATGTGGAAGGACCTTTAGTCATGGCTCACAACTTACTCAacatcagagaattcatactggtgagaaaccttacCAATGTAaggagtgtgggaaagcctttaaTCGTGGGTCACTCCTTACTCGGCATCAGAGGATTCACACTGGTGAAAAACCCTATGACTGTAAAGAGTGTGGAAAAAATTTTAGTCGAGGCTCAGAACTTACGCAGCATGAGAGAATTCACACTGGTGAGAAACCCTATGACTGTAAGGAGTGTGGAAAATCTTTTATTCGTAGCTCACAGCTTACTCAACATCAAAGAATCCATACCGGTGAAAAACCATATGAATGTAAAGACTGCAGAATGGCCTTCACTCAGAGCTCGCATCTTTCCCAGCACCAGAAACTGCACACTGGTGAGAAGCCCTATGTATGCAGTGAATGTGGCAAAGCCTTTGCTCGTGGATTGCTGCTCATACAGcatcagagaattcatactgGGGAAAAACCGTATCAGTGTAGGGAATGTGGGAAGGCCTTTATCCGCGGTTCCCAGCTTACTCAACATCAGCGAactcacactggagaaaaaccttATGAATGCAAGGAATGTGGGAAGGCCTTTGGCCATGGCTCTCAGCTTACTCTACATCAGAGAATCCATACAGgtgagaagccctatgaatgtaaagaCTGCAGAAAGACCTTCACTCAAAGCTCACATCTTTCTCGGCACCAACGAATTCATACTGGTGAGAAGCCATACCAATGTAAAGAATGTAAGAAGGCTTTTACTCGAGGGTCACAATTAATGCACCATCAGAGGATTCATAGCAGTGACAAATCTTTTGACTGTAAAGAATGTGGAATAGACTTCAGTCATCATTCACAAATTTTTGTTTGAGTTAACTTATTCTTTTCGATTAGCATAGCTTTTCCTATCATTATCAGTGAAGAATTCTCACAGATGTGAATATGGGATTCATGAGGTTCAGCATTTGGAAAATTATATGGGAGAATGGAAATGCTGATATAATTCACATAGGAAAGCATTTGTTTATAACTATATTACATTTTAGCAAATTAGAAAGTGATTCTGTTACTGTGGTATAAAAGTGTCAACATTATTGTGGGCCTATCCATTCACTTCCTTTGTGACATGTGTTATAAATAGCCTTGctttgatttattcatttgtaagATAGATCTAAGGCTATTTTTTGTCTCATCATGTCTAAACATGTAAAAGCACTTAGTGCCTTGAACATAGCATATCATAAACATTaggtgttatttttattattgggaTTCCAGAGAATTTGCATGAAAGGAAGGAACTGTGGAGTTAACATTAAACCTTTCACTATTATTTGTCTTAGACAAATTATTTGGGTGGGATGCATTATACACTGTTACCAATGTAAGAAAGTATTCAAATCTCATGTATTTATTATAAGAGAAATGTATGGTATGAAGGCACTCTGTGGCATTGTGGGCTATTGAGTACCACTGTCCCTGAATGTAGGAGAGGTGTGGTTTCTCATAAAAGTCCCAAGCTTACATGTTTCACCCACTTTGATGTCAACTcaagaatattatttataaatgatgaACTAAATACTCAAGATTAATCTAGGAAATAAAAGAACTTGAATATTTAGTTTGTTACCTAAAGTAAAAAGTTACACCCATAGCCTGTATTTCATTTACAATGAAAGAATCAGATGTGTTGTATTGCGGATTGCTGTTGTACCCAGTTTTCATTTCCATGTCAATCacaaaaaatcctgtctcagtctccattGCAGGTCAACAAGATGAAAATGGTATTTGTatgagtaaaatatttaagacgtccttcctctgtttcttaaCACTGTAGGCATCTGAGGTGGAGCCCAGATAGCCTCATGAGGATTTTAGAAGTGGTATCTGGGTATTTTGGATGGTGGAGGCTGCAACCCTGCTGATTTTGTGAACAGTAATTCCAACTCTGCTCTGcctatgtattctttttttttttttttttggttttttcgagacagggtttctctgtggctttggagcctgtcctggaactagctcttgtagaccaggctggtctcgaactcacagagatccgcctgcctctgcctcccgagtgctgggattaaaggcgtgcgccaccaccgcccggctctatgtattctttatttaaaattaaagtgacCCTCATGACGCTTTCCTAGTCCTCTGAAAGataacccccctccctccctccctctctccatccctccctcccccttctccctctttgttcttttgagagtttctctgtgcagccctggctgacctgttactcactctgtagaccaggctggcctcaaactcacagagctcacctgcctctgctttctgagtactaggattaaaggtgtgccaccatggctagcaataaagcttgctttaagggcataaaataatattttccctgGAAATGGGCTGCTGTGAATAAATGAATTCTCAATATAAGGCCATGGAGAGTGAGGGCATATTGAGAGTGAGCTACAAAactgaatttcttattttttcaggCAGGACATTTGATCAGCCTGCATCCTACTGTCTTGTGAGGTAGACCAGATACCAATCTAGGCAGCAGTGTTAGAAGAAATAACAGGAATGATACAGAACATGCATGCTCAGTATTTCTTGCTGGTTTAAAAAATGTcttgtgctgggtggtggtggcccacgcctttaattccagcactcgggaggcagaggcaggtagatctctgtgagttggaggccagcctggtctacaagagatagttccaggacaggctctaaaaaaaaagctgcagagaaaccttgtctcaaaaaaacaatggCTTGTAAGAGACATTGATTCAGAGTAGATACAGCCAGGCCAGTAGTGatattatattgcttttattaggaGGCGCAGTCTGActtgttggcgcacgcctttaaccccagtactcaggaggcagaggcagggggatctctgtgagtctgaggccagcccagtctacgtagtatgttccaggatagccagggctccaTAGAGAGATCCTATCTAAGACGGAGATGCTATTTCTgacagcaagtattcttaactaaAACCTATGAACTGACTTGAAGAACTTGAACAAAATCTGAGGCAACAGCCCATGCCTACAAAGGTAAGTAGGTATGCAGAAAACTGCACTTTTTATATGCTTTCCTTATCCAAGCTTATTCTAGAAGTAGTCTCATTCACTGGAGTGCTTGCTAAAATACAACCATTATTCTTGTTATTTGGGTATATCTATGATCAATCTTAGGAGATGGCAAAAATAAACAGACTATGTTAAATATAATTgtatcaggcatggtggcatacctataaccccaacacttgCTGGTGAAGgtagggagctgaggcaggaggatttaagGTTCTGGGTCATGCAGGACTAAATAGTAAATTCTAGACAGTTCTATATaaagagagcctgtctccagaAAATTGTAATAGAGCAAAAGGATCATGAAAAAAAGAGCTGGAGTCCATTAAGGAGAATCTGGGCCAAGATTCAAAAGTCTGAAGTTCATGGAAAGAACATTGCAGGAAGGTCTTCCTGTGTGGATTGTATTAACATTTCTATTTTCCCATCCAAATTCTCCAATGCTGAACTTCATCAGAAATATATGTCTCATATTCACATAACAGGACATCGGTGTATTTGAGGAACACCAGAGGGTCTTAGAGTTCTACGCAAGGGGATGATagacagaagaccagagaggcaACTGAGGGCTGTGTCTTACAAACCCTTGCAAGCACTTTTTACTTTATTCTGAATGAAATGTGCAACCATTGGAGGGTTTTGTGCAAGAGGCATGACATAATGTGTAGCCGTCTTTGATAAAATATGCCAGCGacctagagtagtggttctcaacattcctaatgctgcaaccctttagtacagttccttattctgtggtgacccccaaccataaaattatttcattgctactttataactataattttgctactgttatgaatcacaatgtaaatattgGATATGCAGGATTTCTgatacaggttgagaaccacaggccTAGACTGTGATTGTTGGGCTGCATGAGGCCTGGGCATGAGGCCCAGGGTAACTTCCTAAGCCTAACTCGAGTTTGgtgaggcctagtgtaacttcctGCGCTTAGctcgagtttggagacctgtctctggctacgCAGCCTAGGTCCGCTTCTACCCAGCCACCACTAATGTGGCAGAATGTTATTGGCCCTTGTTCCTTCTCCGCCCTGGCCCATCCCAGGcttcccacccccatcacaaccctataGAAGTCCCTGCTTGATACCATTAAAcgagatcctgctttgacagactcccgACTCAATGGGTGTGTTTTTCCCTGGTGGCCCAGAGGGGAGGGCGGCTGGGTTGTTCCACACTCACCAGGGAGAGTCGGGCTGGGCGGGTCTGACTCTGCCCCCCCTTCTGCCAGAGAACCCGGCAGTGATCGTTACTATTGTTATAGTGAAAAGTTATGTTATTAAATACGAAGCAAGTTTAGTTTAACGGTGAAGAGTTAGACGTGAGAAAAAAAAGCCCTAGGAGAATGTGTCTTAGGTTTTTATTCCCAGCAATTAGAAAGGTAGTGCGTCCCATCAAATAAGATGGAGTGGGTGAGCT is part of the Arvicola amphibius chromosome 8, mArvAmp1.2, whole genome shotgun sequence genome and encodes:
- the LOC119821589 gene encoding zinc finger protein 420: MITYDKMSVFSPHACLSQHLRAHSTEKAYKCEDCGKAFRRASHLTQHQSSHTGEKPYECKQCGKAFSRDSQLSLHQRLHTGEKPYACKECGKAFTQSSQLILHHRIHTGEKPYKCEECGKAFIRSSQLSRHQKVHTGEKPFECKECGKAFPQNSQLTLHQRLHTGEKLYDCTECRKVFTQLSQLILHRRIHTGEKPYACLECGKAFICGSQLSQHRKTHNGEKPYECKECGKAFIRGSLLMQHQRIHTGEKPYKCDECGKAFIRGSQLTQHQRIHTNEKPYECKECGRTFSHGSQLTQHQRIHTGEKPYQCKECGKAFNRGSLLTRHQRIHTGEKPYDCKECGKNFSRGSELTQHERIHTGEKPYDCKECGKSFIRSSQLTQHQRIHTGEKPYECKDCRMAFTQSSHLSQHQKLHTGEKPYVCSECGKAFARGLLLIQHQRIHTGEKPYQCRECGKAFIRGSQLTQHQRTHTGEKPYECKECGKAFGHGSQLTLHQRIHTGEKPYECKDCRKTFTQSSHLSRHQRIHTGEKPYQCKECKKAFTRGSQLMHHQRIHSSDKSFDCKECGIDFSHHSQIFV